Proteins from a single region of Halorubrum sp. 2020YC2:
- the aglF gene encoding UTP--glucose-1-phosphate uridylyltransferase AglF, producing MKTVILAAGKGTRLKPLTDDRPKALVEVAGRPLLDHVFEQLVGVDISEFVVVVGHRKEQIVDRYGEEFDGIPITYAHQREQLGLAHALLQAEPHVDEPFALMLGDNVFRANIGDVVERQRRGDVDAAFLVEEVPIEEAGRYGVCRTSEDGEIVEVVEKPDDPPSNTVMTGFYTFSPAIFHACHLVQPSDRGEYELPDTIDLLLESGRTIDAIAMDGWRIDVGYPEDRDRAERRLRAEEEPVAAEGEPTTD from the coding sequence ATGAAGACAGTCATCCTCGCGGCCGGGAAGGGAACGAGGCTCAAGCCGCTGACCGACGACAGGCCGAAGGCCCTCGTCGAGGTGGCCGGCCGCCCGCTGCTCGACCACGTCTTCGAGCAGCTGGTCGGCGTCGACATCTCGGAGTTCGTCGTGGTCGTCGGCCATCGGAAAGAACAGATCGTCGACCGGTACGGGGAGGAGTTCGACGGGATCCCGATCACGTACGCCCACCAGCGCGAGCAGCTCGGCCTCGCGCACGCGCTCCTTCAGGCCGAACCCCACGTCGACGAGCCGTTCGCGCTGATGCTCGGCGACAACGTCTTCCGCGCGAACATCGGGGACGTCGTCGAGCGCCAGCGCCGCGGCGACGTGGACGCCGCCTTCCTGGTCGAGGAGGTCCCGATCGAGGAAGCCGGGCGGTACGGCGTCTGCCGGACCTCCGAGGACGGCGAGATAGTCGAGGTCGTCGAGAAGCCCGACGACCCGCCCTCGAACACCGTGATGACCGGATTCTACACCTTCTCGCCCGCGATCTTCCACGCCTGTCACCTCGTCCAGCCCTCCGACCGCGGCGAGTACGAACTCCCGGACACGATCGATCTGCTCTTAGAGTCCGGCCGGACTATCGACGCAATCGCGATGGACGGTTGGCGGATCGACGTGGGGTACCCCGAGGACCGCGACCGCGCCGAACGGCGCCTGCGAGCCGAGGAGGAGCCGGTCGCCGCCGAAGGGGAGCCGACCACCGACTGA
- a CDS encoding NAD-dependent epimerase/dehydratase family protein has translation MQGKRVLVTGGAGFIGSNLANRLAADNDVIAVDDTYLGTPENLDSDVEFVEASVVDGDFPVDVDVVFHLAALSSRNMHESDPQRGCRVNVEGFVNTVERARKEGCDTVVYASTSSIYGSRTEPSPVDMEVEARTAYEASKLARERYAEYYANHYDMAMAGLRFFSVYQGFGGNEEHKGEYANTVAQFADAIANGEAPELFGDGTQTRDFTHVSDVARACELAADHELTGVYNVGTQESYSFNEMVELINDALGTEIDPVYIECPFDGYVHDTMADYSTFHEATGWEPEISFEEGVEMVCEPYE, from the coding sequence ATGCAGGGAAAACGCGTCCTCGTCACGGGCGGCGCCGGGTTCATCGGCTCGAACCTCGCGAACCGCCTCGCGGCAGACAACGACGTTATCGCGGTCGACGACACCTACCTCGGCACGCCCGAGAACCTCGATTCCGACGTGGAGTTCGTCGAGGCCTCCGTCGTCGACGGGGACTTCCCGGTCGACGTCGACGTCGTGTTCCACCTCGCCGCGCTCTCCTCGCGCAACATGCACGAGAGCGACCCCCAGCGCGGCTGCCGCGTCAACGTCGAGGGGTTCGTCAACACCGTCGAGCGCGCTCGGAAGGAAGGCTGTGACACTGTCGTCTACGCCTCGACCTCGTCGATCTACGGCAGCCGCACCGAACCCTCCCCGGTCGACATGGAAGTCGAGGCGCGCACGGCCTACGAGGCCTCGAAGCTCGCGCGCGAGCGCTACGCCGAGTACTACGCCAACCACTACGACATGGCGATGGCCGGCCTCCGCTTCTTCTCGGTGTATCAGGGCTTCGGCGGCAACGAGGAACACAAAGGCGAGTACGCGAACACGGTCGCGCAGTTCGCGGACGCCATCGCGAACGGCGAGGCGCCCGAACTGTTCGGTGACGGCACCCAAACCCGGGACTTCACGCACGTCTCGGACGTGGCCCGAGCCTGCGAACTCGCCGCGGACCACGAGCTGACGGGCGTGTACAACGTCGGCACTCAGGAGTCGTACTCGTTCAACGAGATGGTCGAACTGATCAACGACGCGCTCGGCACGGAGATCGACCCCGTCTACATCGAGTGCCCGTTCGACGGGTACGTCCACGACACGATGGCGGACTACTCGACGTTCCACGAGGCGACCGGCTGGGAGCCAGAGATTAGCTTCGAAGAGGGCGTCGAAATGGTCTGTGAGCCGTACGAGTAG
- a CDS encoding DUF5615 family PIN-like protein, giving the protein MRLLCDQNVARRYIDACLEAPDLRAVTIADALDPRATDPDIAAYARENGYVVLTADDDFFELSKRCGCLCFHQLDQPRVGDVPTAIRRIDDAYDDRAEIVEVVPNGRV; this is encoded by the coding sequence ATGCGACTCCTCTGCGACCAGAACGTCGCACGTCGGTATATCGACGCCTGTCTCGAAGCGCCCGACCTCCGAGCGGTCACTATCGCTGACGCGCTCGATCCGCGTGCGACCGATCCCGATATCGCGGCGTACGCTCGCGAAAACGGGTACGTCGTGTTGACCGCGGACGATGACTTCTTCGAGCTGTCGAAACGATGTGGCTGCCTGTGTTTCCACCAGCTCGATCAGCCGCGTGTGGGGGATGTCCCAACTGCCATCCGGCGGATCGATGACGCGTACGACGACCGCGCCGAGATCGTCGAGGTCGTCCCGAACGGGCGGGTCTGA
- a CDS encoding DUF433 domain-containing protein, giving the protein MSVTISVVSTPNVLGGKPRVEGTRVGVHRVGSLVREHDWSTAAVAEEFGLTADEIDAAIEYYESNPDETEAIAAEAEANRERLTDVSRAP; this is encoded by the coding sequence ATGAGCGTGACCATATCCGTTGTTTCGACGCCGAACGTACTCGGCGGAAAACCGCGGGTAGAGGGGACGCGCGTCGGCGTCCACCGAGTGGGATCGCTGGTCCGCGAGCACGATTGGTCGACGGCGGCCGTCGCCGAGGAGTTCGGTCTGACGGCCGACGAGATCGACGCCGCTATCGAGTACTACGAGTCGAATCCCGACGAGACGGAAGCGATCGCGGCGGAGGCGGAAGCAAATCGTGAGCGACTGACCGACGTGAGTCGCGCGCCGTAG
- a CDS encoding saccharopine dehydrogenase NADP-binding domain-containing protein, with protein MTDDDPTHDVVVWGATGVAGRFTAEYLTERYAPEELSLAVGSRNRARLDALVDDLTERSDDWDDVPAVVGDATDPESLRAIARDARVVCTTVGPYTRLGTPLVEACVETGTDYCDLTGEVNWVRETVDRFHEAAVDADARIVHSCGFDSVPADIGTLIVQSFAAETFGAPCETVRIYLEGGSGSVSGGTLASFDELFEAAATDPLARETLRNPYSLAPAGERSGVDPGQQRRPRRDPLRGTWTAPSPMAPVNERVVRRSNALLGYPWGREFRCSEVVPAGEGLRGAATAGVIAGGLGAFTAAMSVGPLRSALRRYVFPDPGEGPTREEAEEGYFQIRVLGRGTATEGPFTVEAEFGAERDPGYGATARMLGESAVCLARGEVDSPFDGGVLTPASGIGFPLADRLREVGFTASVCEASDDDH; from the coding sequence ATGACGGACGACGATCCGACACACGACGTCGTAGTGTGGGGAGCGACGGGGGTCGCGGGGCGGTTCACGGCCGAGTACCTCACGGAGCGGTACGCGCCCGAGGAGCTCTCGCTGGCCGTCGGCAGCCGAAACCGGGCGCGGCTCGACGCGCTCGTCGACGACCTCACCGAACGGAGCGACGACTGGGACGACGTGCCCGCGGTCGTGGGCGACGCGACGGACCCCGAGAGCCTCCGCGCTATCGCCCGCGACGCGCGGGTCGTCTGTACGACGGTCGGTCCGTACACCCGACTCGGGACGCCGCTGGTCGAGGCCTGCGTCGAGACCGGCACGGACTACTGCGACCTCACCGGCGAGGTGAACTGGGTGCGCGAGACGGTCGACCGCTTCCACGAGGCCGCGGTCGACGCCGACGCGCGGATCGTTCACAGCTGCGGGTTCGACTCCGTGCCGGCCGACATCGGGACGCTGATCGTCCAGTCGTTCGCGGCGGAGACGTTCGGCGCGCCCTGCGAGACGGTCCGAATCTACCTCGAAGGCGGGAGCGGGAGCGTCAGCGGCGGCACGCTCGCGAGCTTCGACGAACTGTTCGAGGCGGCCGCGACCGATCCGCTCGCCCGGGAGACGCTCCGGAACCCCTACTCGCTGGCCCCCGCGGGCGAGCGGAGCGGCGTCGATCCCGGTCAGCAGCGGCGGCCGCGAAGGGATCCGCTTCGAGGGACGTGGACGGCTCCCTCGCCGATGGCGCCGGTGAACGAGCGCGTGGTGCGGCGGAGCAACGCGCTCCTCGGCTACCCGTGGGGCCGCGAGTTCCGGTGTAGCGAGGTCGTTCCGGCCGGCGAGGGCCTGCGGGGCGCGGCGACGGCGGGAGTCATCGCCGGCGGTCTCGGCGCGTTCACTGCAGCCATGTCTGTCGGCCCGCTGCGCTCGGCGCTCCGTCGATACGTCTTCCCCGACCCGGGCGAGGGTCCGACGCGGGAGGAGGCCGAGGAGGGGTATTTCCAGATTCGCGTTCTCGGACGGGGGACGGCCACGGAGGGCCCGTTCACGGTCGAGGCCGAGTTCGGCGCTGAACGCGATCCCGGGTACGGAGCGACCGCGCGGATGCTCGGGGAGTCCGCGGTGTGCCTGGCGCGCGGCGAGGTCGACTCCCCGTTCGACGGCGGCGTGTTGACGCCGGCGTCGGGGATCGGGTTTCCCCTCGCGGACCGACTACGCGAGGTCGGATTCACCGCGTCAGTCTGCGAAGCGTCTGACGACGACCACTGA
- a CDS encoding NAD(P)/FAD-dependent oxidoreductase yields the protein MAGVAIIGGGPTGLNAAIYTARADKRTLVFDDGGGTTRDVDTMENVYGFPEGVTGPELVDLGREHARKYGAEIVEEEVVRIEPDGERYYVETTVDEYVVDGVVIATGADYERPAIADVEAYEGHGVSYCVECDAYFYRDSPVAVVGADNYAATEALMLLDYTDDVRILTNGSPFEADEALKERVAQAEIPVVTDDLDRLAGGETLEAVVTRGGDEITVDGLFVALGTAGGTDLAEMLGVPVDGDDIVTDPDQSTPVDRVYAAGDVTGGHQQIATSVGEGARAAINLLEELRGADYIDYKKLDSQPA from the coding sequence ATGGCTGGTGTCGCGATCATCGGCGGCGGTCCGACCGGACTGAACGCGGCTATCTACACGGCCCGCGCGGACAAGCGAACGCTCGTCTTCGACGACGGCGGCGGAACGACCCGAGACGTGGATACGATGGAAAACGTCTACGGATTCCCGGAGGGTGTTACAGGCCCAGAGCTCGTCGACCTAGGGCGGGAACACGCCCGGAAGTACGGGGCCGAGATCGTCGAGGAGGAGGTTGTGCGGATCGAACCTGACGGCGAGCGGTACTACGTCGAGACGACGGTCGACGAGTACGTCGTCGACGGCGTGGTCATCGCGACGGGTGCGGACTACGAGCGGCCGGCCATCGCGGACGTCGAGGCATACGAGGGCCACGGCGTCTCCTACTGCGTCGAGTGTGACGCGTACTTCTACCGCGACAGCCCCGTCGCGGTCGTCGGCGCCGACAACTACGCCGCGACGGAGGCGCTGATGCTGCTCGACTACACCGACGACGTCCGGATCCTCACCAACGGGTCGCCGTTCGAGGCCGACGAGGCACTCAAAGAGCGGGTCGCCCAAGCGGAGATTCCGGTGGTCACCGACGACCTCGACCGACTCGCAGGCGGCGAAACGCTCGAAGCTGTCGTCACGCGGGGCGGCGACGAGATCACGGTCGACGGACTCTTCGTCGCGTTGGGCACCGCCGGCGGCACCGACCTCGCGGAGATGCTCGGCGTCCCCGTGGACGGCGACGACATCGTTACCGACCCCGACCAGTCAACGCCGGTCGATCGGGTGTACGCGGCGGGTGACGTCACCGGCGGCCACCAGCAGATCGCGACCTCCGTCGGCGAGGGCGCCCGCGCGGCAATCAACCTGCTCGAGGAGCTCCGCGGCGCCGACTACATCGACTACAAGAAGCTGGATTCGCAGCCTGCCTGA
- a CDS encoding bile acid:sodium symporter codes for MIHALLTGIKENLIYVVVASLVAGLAFGQVAGTETKGVLRAAVVPILFLMIYPMMINIDLREVVNVRDHAGPVGLSLLINFGVAPLLAVGLSRWFFGGAVEYAVGLYFIALIPTSGMTAAWTGLADGDLEAALVAMAVNLLAAIVILPAYLSVLVPADVGFDPSTLYRQLAQIVVVPMAAGTVTRRLLLRRYSAAGFKRLKPVFGGLSSLGVMLIVFVAMTLRSGQILADPVASAVTVVPLVVFYAAILGIAAALGRLLRDPARGVALVYATSMRNLSIALAIVVAADGVPSAAVLPIALAYVVQPPLGAVYMHYRRDIVGEGLSLREAVGRIGSG; via the coding sequence ATGATACACGCACTCCTCACCGGAATCAAGGAGAATCTCATCTACGTTGTCGTCGCGTCGCTAGTTGCGGGGTTAGCTTTCGGCCAGGTCGCGGGAACGGAGACGAAGGGAGTCCTCCGGGCCGCGGTCGTCCCGATTCTATTCCTGATGATCTACCCGATGATGATCAACATCGACCTCCGGGAGGTCGTCAACGTCCGCGACCACGCCGGTCCAGTGGGGCTGAGCCTGCTCATCAACTTCGGAGTGGCCCCGCTGCTCGCGGTCGGCCTCTCGCGGTGGTTCTTCGGCGGGGCCGTCGAGTACGCCGTCGGACTGTACTTCATCGCGCTTATCCCGACCTCTGGAATGACCGCTGCGTGGACCGGACTCGCCGACGGCGACCTCGAGGCGGCGCTGGTCGCGATGGCGGTCAACCTGTTAGCGGCGATCGTGATCCTGCCGGCGTACCTATCGGTGCTCGTGCCCGCCGACGTCGGGTTCGACCCCTCGACGCTGTACCGGCAGCTCGCGCAGATCGTCGTCGTCCCGATGGCCGCCGGGACGGTCACTCGACGGCTGTTGCTCCGGCGGTACTCCGCCGCGGGGTTCAAGCGCCTGAAACCGGTGTTCGGCGGGCTGTCGTCGCTCGGGGTGATGCTGATCGTGTTCGTCGCGATGACGCTACGGTCCGGGCAGATCCTCGCGGACCCGGTCGCGTCGGCGGTGACGGTCGTCCCGCTCGTGGTGTTTTACGCGGCTATCCTCGGGATCGCTGCCGCTCTGGGCCGACTCCTGCGTGACCCGGCACGGGGGGTCGCGCTCGTGTACGCCACGAGCATGCGCAACCTCTCTATCGCCCTGGCGATCGTCGTCGCCGCGGACGGGGTACCCTCGGCCGCGGTCCTCCCGATCGCGCTCGCGTACGTCGTCCAGCCGCCGCTGGGCGCGGTCTACATGCACTATCGGCGCGACATCGTCGGTGAGGGACTGTCACTCCGCGAGGCGGTTGGACGGATCGGCTCGGGGTGA
- a CDS encoding phosphoadenosine phosphosulfate reductase family protein, which produces MSDDFPASVDVDYADGEGETPDDYPSIQHKIEKAVEVTRRGLEQYDNPAVMWTGGKDSTLTLYFINQVAEEYGYEKPTAVFIDHFQHFDSITDFVEHWADEWEIDLVYARNDDVGAYVEEHGLEPGDDVPVDALSEHNQHHIREILEYEEDSFPFLLDTYVGNHLLKTVALNDALEEHDIDGVISGVRWDEQEARADETFFSPRHDPDLFPPHDRIQPILQFAEADVWEAFWNFVVPDTVEAFPDEGYIPQADDDLPEGVTQEDVPISPKYFAGFRSLGSEVSTEKTTEEPAWLQNLDDTTERAGRAQDKEDLMERLRDLGYM; this is translated from the coding sequence ATGAGCGACGACTTCCCGGCGAGCGTCGACGTCGATTACGCCGACGGCGAGGGTGAGACCCCCGACGACTACCCGTCGATCCAGCACAAAATCGAGAAGGCGGTCGAGGTCACCCGCCGCGGGCTCGAACAGTACGACAACCCGGCCGTCATGTGGACGGGCGGGAAAGACTCCACGCTGACGCTGTACTTCATCAATCAGGTGGCCGAGGAGTACGGCTACGAGAAGCCGACCGCGGTGTTCATCGACCACTTCCAGCACTTCGACTCGATCACCGACTTTGTCGAACACTGGGCCGACGAGTGGGAGATCGACCTGGTGTACGCCCGCAACGACGACGTGGGCGCGTACGTCGAGGAGCACGGGTTAGAGCCGGGCGACGACGTCCCCGTCGACGCGCTCTCGGAGCACAACCAGCACCACATCCGGGAGATACTGGAGTACGAGGAGGACTCGTTCCCGTTCCTGCTCGACACCTACGTCGGGAACCACCTGCTGAAGACGGTCGCGCTCAACGACGCCCTCGAAGAGCACGACATCGACGGCGTCATCTCGGGCGTCCGCTGGGACGAGCAGGAGGCCCGCGCCGACGAGACGTTCTTCTCGCCGCGTCACGACCCCGACCTGTTCCCGCCCCACGACCGCATCCAGCCCATCCTCCAGTTCGCGGAGGCCGACGTGTGGGAGGCATTCTGGAACTTCGTCGTGCCGGACACCGTCGAGGCGTTCCCCGACGAGGGGTACATCCCGCAGGCCGACGACGACCTGCCCGAGGGCGTCACTCAGGAGGACGTGCCCATCTCCCCGAAGTACTTCGCCGGGTTCCGCTCGCTCGGCAGCGAGGTCTCGACCGAGAAGACGACCGAAGAGCCCGCGTGGCTCCAGAACCTCGATGACACGACCGAGCGCGCCGGCCGCGCCCAGGACAAGGAGGACCTGATGGAGCGCCTGCGCGACCTCGGTTACATGTAA
- a CDS encoding alkaline phosphatase family protein, with amino-acid sequence MGLFDRLRGDDDGRVVFLGIDGVPLDLVEDHPDVFENLTDIAETGSGGRLESIVPPESSACWPSLTTGVNPGETGVYGFQDREVDSYETYVPLGRHVKATRLWDRVTDAGRDATVLNVPVTFPPSSRIQRMASGFLSPDLDGATSDESLRETLGGFDYRIDVNAKLGHDDDKTEFIEDAHATLDARYDAFSHYLDQDDWDLFFGVFMSTDRVNHFLYGDYANDGEYAEAFLEFYRTLDGYIGEIRDSLADGTTLIVASDHGFTELTHEVNCNQFLADEGWLSYEDDDHDSLADVDGETRAYSLIPGRFYLNLEGREPEGVVPESEYEETREELISDLESLTGPDGRQVCKRIVKGETVFDGDHDEIAPDLVVIPADGFDLKSGFGGKEAVFTQGPRNGMHKFENSLLYSTDPDLDLADANLFDVTPTVLDLMDVDVDAEFDGESLLS; translated from the coding sequence ATGGGTCTGTTCGACCGGCTCCGCGGCGACGACGACGGCCGCGTCGTCTTCCTCGGGATCGACGGCGTACCGCTCGACCTCGTCGAGGACCACCCCGACGTCTTCGAGAACCTGACCGACATCGCCGAGACCGGCTCCGGCGGGCGCTTAGAGAGCATCGTGCCGCCGGAGTCGAGCGCGTGCTGGCCGAGCCTCACGACCGGCGTGAACCCCGGCGAGACGGGCGTGTACGGGTTCCAGGACCGCGAGGTCGACTCCTACGAGACGTACGTCCCGCTCGGGCGCCACGTGAAGGCGACCCGCCTGTGGGACCGCGTCACCGACGCCGGCCGCGACGCGACCGTGCTCAACGTCCCGGTCACGTTCCCGCCGTCGTCCCGGATCCAGCGGATGGCCTCCGGGTTCCTCTCGCCCGACCTCGACGGGGCCACGAGCGACGAGTCGCTCCGCGAGACGCTCGGCGGCTTCGACTACCGCATCGACGTCAACGCCAAGCTCGGCCACGACGACGACAAGACGGAGTTCATCGAGGACGCGCACGCCACGCTCGACGCCCGGTACGACGCCTTCTCCCATTACCTCGATCAGGACGACTGGGACCTCTTCTTCGGCGTCTTCATGAGCACCGACCGGGTGAACCACTTCCTCTACGGCGACTACGCCAACGACGGCGAGTACGCCGAGGCGTTCCTGGAGTTCTACCGCACCCTCGACGGGTACATCGGTGAGATCCGCGACTCGCTGGCCGACGGCACGACGCTGATCGTCGCCTCCGACCACGGCTTCACGGAGCTGACCCACGAGGTGAACTGCAACCAGTTCCTCGCGGACGAGGGGTGGCTCTCCTACGAGGACGACGACCACGACTCGCTGGCCGACGTCGACGGCGAGACCCGCGCGTACTCGCTCATCCCCGGGCGGTTCTACCTCAACCTCGAAGGCCGCGAGCCGGAGGGAGTCGTCCCCGAGTCCGAGTACGAGGAGACGCGCGAGGAGCTCATCTCCGACCTCGAATCGCTCACCGGTCCCGACGGCCGGCAGGTGTGCAAGCGGATCGTGAAAGGCGAGACCGTCTTCGACGGCGACCACGACGAGATCGCCCCGGACCTGGTCGTCATCCCCGCCGACGGTTTCGACCTCAAGTCCGGCTTCGGCGGGAAGGAGGCCGTGTTCACGCAGGGGCCGCGGAACGGGATGCACAAGTTCGAGAACTCGCTGCTGTACTCCACCGACCCCGACCTCGACCTCGCGGACGCGAACCTCTTCGACGTGACCCCGACGGTCCTCGACCTGATGGACGTCGACGTCGACGCGGAGTTCGACGGCGAGAGCCTGCTGAGCTAA
- a CDS encoding RNA-guided endonuclease TnpB family protein, with protein MGDVIRTVKVKLDVPDERCDDLHQTKEQFLYCANTTAAWAWRYPDEHCVTSKQQAENALYERLRNETDLTANLVQKGIRRAIEATKSGVARLKKGETTSQPHFDAWSVVYDKRSATFHRDHVSLSTVNGRVECEYVLPDDPTGTPIGEYLLNEEYEFRMSTLQYDRSSEAFYLHARMRRTTDEHEQSTAVSNAKHRTVLGVDLNVDGSLAVTSTGAFIGNADEMNHRRREFEKTRGSMQQTGTRSAHLSIQSMDDREHRWMKDELHRASNQILDEARDHGCTHIAFENLTDIRDRGAHAKRFHAWAFRRLYEYVEYKAEMLDIEVEQVSPAYTSQRCSKCGFTHETNRRSKHQFVCQKCEYELNADYNASKNIARKMLKRLHSGQMSSDGGAPRQCALTSGTLNLNGEFIASVDSTAEGESTDKPTTSVVGN; from the coding sequence GTGGGGGATGTGATCCGCACCGTCAAAGTCAAGCTTGACGTACCCGACGAGCGGTGCGACGACCTCCATCAGACGAAAGAGCAGTTCCTCTACTGTGCGAACACGACCGCAGCCTGGGCGTGGAGATACCCGGACGAACATTGTGTCACGTCGAAACAACAAGCCGAAAACGCGCTTTACGAGCGACTTCGCAACGAAACAGATCTGACAGCGAACCTCGTTCAAAAAGGGATTCGACGCGCTATCGAAGCCACAAAAAGCGGTGTTGCTCGACTCAAGAAAGGCGAAACCACCAGTCAACCGCATTTTGACGCGTGGAGCGTCGTCTACGACAAACGAAGTGCGACGTTCCACCGCGACCACGTGTCCCTTTCCACGGTGAACGGGCGCGTCGAGTGTGAGTACGTACTTCCTGACGATCCGACAGGAACACCGATTGGCGAGTACCTACTGAACGAGGAGTACGAGTTCCGGATGTCCACGCTTCAGTACGACCGCTCGAGCGAGGCGTTCTACCTCCACGCGCGTATGCGCCGTACCACAGACGAACACGAGCAGTCGACAGCTGTTTCTAACGCCAAGCACAGAACAGTCCTTGGCGTTGATCTGAACGTGGACGGCTCGCTCGCCGTGACTTCTACGGGTGCGTTCATCGGGAACGCCGACGAGATGAACCATCGACGCCGCGAATTCGAGAAGACCCGCGGGTCAATGCAACAGACGGGCACGCGGTCGGCCCACCTGTCGATTCAGTCGATGGACGACCGAGAGCACCGCTGGATGAAAGACGAACTCCATCGTGCTTCGAACCAGATTCTCGACGAAGCTCGCGACCACGGATGTACGCACATCGCCTTCGAGAATCTGACTGATATCCGGGATCGGGGGGCTCATGCGAAACGGTTCCACGCATGGGCGTTCCGCCGATTGTACGAGTACGTCGAGTACAAAGCCGAGATGCTCGATATTGAAGTCGAGCAGGTGAGTCCGGCGTACACGAGCCAGCGGTGTTCGAAGTGCGGCTTTACACACGAGACGAATCGGCGCTCGAAACACCAGTTCGTGTGTCAGAAGTGCGAGTACGAACTGAACGCGGATTATAACGCGAGCAAGAACATCGCTCGAAAAATGTTGAAACGACTCCATTCGGGGCAGATGTCTTCGGATGGAGGCGCACCCCGTCAGTGTGCGCTGACGTCAGGGACACTGAACCTGAACGGCGAATTTATCGCCTCCGTCGATTCGACGGCAGAAGGGGAGTCCACTGACAAGCCCACGACTTCAGTCGTGGGTAACTGA
- a CDS encoding TIGR04206 family protein, producing the protein MERPDGSSRPTSGRVEWLLVVALLAVPMAVVPGGDDAPTLVSLWGFVTLGGDGTGVGGYPVWAYFLDQPRPFATLPPSIRAWPLALGFHLLAAGSATSGVGLGREDRRVTGGLLLLAAAAALWVAAGLGVRFGVGATAGWLSVLPVSALATALVALAAYGSDLRRIAVR; encoded by the coding sequence ATGGAGAGACCGGACGGGAGTTCGCGGCCGACGAGCGGGCGCGTCGAGTGGCTCCTCGTCGTCGCGCTGCTCGCGGTCCCGATGGCGGTCGTCCCGGGCGGCGACGACGCCCCGACGCTGGTGAGCCTCTGGGGGTTCGTGACGCTCGGCGGCGACGGGACCGGGGTCGGCGGCTACCCGGTGTGGGCGTACTTCCTCGACCAGCCGCGCCCGTTCGCGACGCTTCCACCGTCGATCCGGGCGTGGCCGCTCGCGCTCGGGTTCCACCTGCTCGCGGCCGGCAGCGCCACGAGCGGGGTCGGGCTCGGGCGGGAGGACCGCCGCGTCACCGGCGGACTGCTGCTGCTCGCGGCGGCCGCGGCGCTGTGGGTCGCGGCCGGACTGGGGGTGCGCTTCGGCGTCGGCGCGACCGCCGGCTGGCTGTCGGTGCTCCCGGTGAGCGCCCTCGCGACGGCCCTCGTCGCGCTCGCCGCTTACGGGAGCGACCTCCGGCGCATCGCGGTCCGCTGA
- a CDS encoding ZIP family metal transporter: MTTLGSVLGVTSVAGLATGLGALPVFFRHRVTHRVYDAALGLAAGLMVAASVFGLVIPGMEEGTLRAVMAGVLLGGGALLGGNYLVPHLHAEYREWFPEGGATADDAASVETAGGVGDADSVGGAGDGEDANGNGEDASGNGEDAGNGGGILSERESSLRKALLIGGAITLHNAPEGLAIGVAFASGLEEVALLLAVVIGLQNVPDGFAFAVPMAETGMSNRRVIWYTTLSGVVPQVVASVFGYSLVGLGTGLFPVSSGFAAGAMLAVVFRELIPSSHGHGHADAATGAFLVGFVLLVVVDAVVVV; this comes from the coding sequence ATGACAACGCTCGGCTCCGTCCTCGGCGTGACGAGCGTCGCCGGGCTCGCGACCGGTCTCGGGGCGCTCCCCGTGTTCTTCCGGCACCGCGTGACCCACCGCGTCTACGACGCCGCGCTCGGGCTGGCGGCCGGGCTGATGGTCGCCGCCAGCGTGTTCGGCCTCGTCATCCCCGGCATGGAGGAGGGGACGCTCCGCGCCGTGATGGCCGGAGTCCTCCTCGGCGGCGGCGCGTTGCTCGGCGGCAACTACCTCGTTCCGCACCTCCACGCGGAGTACCGGGAGTGGTTCCCGGAGGGCGGCGCGACCGCCGACGACGCCGCCTCGGTGGAGACCGCGGGCGGGGTCGGAGACGCGGACAGCGTCGGAGGCGCAGGCGACGGGGAGGACGCGAACGGAAACGGAGAGGACGCGAGCGGAAACGGAGAGGACGCCGGCAACGGCGGCGGAATTCTGTCCGAGCGCGAGTCCTCACTCCGGAAGGCGCTGCTCATCGGCGGCGCGATCACCCTCCACAACGCCCCGGAGGGGCTGGCCATCGGCGTCGCCTTCGCGTCCGGGTTAGAGGAGGTGGCGCTGCTTCTCGCGGTCGTGATCGGCCTCCAGAACGTGCCGGACGGGTTCGCCTTCGCGGTGCCGATGGCCGAGACGGGGATGTCGAACCGCCGAGTGATCTGGTACACCACGCTCTCGGGGGTCGTCCCGCAGGTCGTCGCCTCCGTCTTCGGCTACTCGCTCGTCGGACTCGGCACCGGGCTGTTCCCGGTGTCGTCGGGGTTCGCGGCCGGCGCGATGCTCGCCGTCGTCTTCCGAGAGCTGATCCCCTCCTCGCACGGGCACGGGCACGCCGACGCCGCGACCGGCGCCTTCCTTGTCGGGTTCGTGCTGCTCGTCGTCGTCGACGCCGTCGTCGTGGTGTGA